GCTGAGCTGTGGGGCCCTCTATTTGGTGGAACTCCATATTCTTGGGCTTTTTGAGAGTCCTATAGGGGGAAGCAGGGGTACGAGGAAGAGTCCCACTCTCCTCAATGTTGTGTGGTTTGCGGAGAGTTCTCGGAGGGGATAGGGGGAGAGTGCTGTTGTTTTCTGGGAAAGTTTGGTTCCTGAGAGTCCTGCTGAGGGATGGAGACAGGTTGAACTGACAAGGAGGAAAGGCTTCCAGCGCATCCAAAGTCGTTGTTGACCCAGCTGAAGGGGGTCTGCCAGGTTCTCCCCCAGCTGGCTCTTCCTGCCTCCCTCTCAACACAGGAACTAAGTGTATGTCTGCCTTTTGGATCTGTTTCTGTGGACGCCTAGGGTGCCTGGTGTAAGTGGACTCAGCCTGCCTGCAGTTGTAAGCCCGGTTTTCACGTTTCTCATTCCGACAGAAAGTGGTCACCAAGGTTGCTGCCAAGGCAACCAGAAGACAGAAGGCCCCAAGGCAGAGGGCTATAGTCAGGGGAAAGCTCAGTAGTCCATGCTGGCCAGGAGTAGAGTTTTTGAGATGGTCAAAGAGACTGAGAAAAGTCAATTCCAAAGAAGCTCGAGTGGAGAGTGGTGGAGAACCCAAGTCCCGAACAGTGACCTCTACTACAAACACTTTTCCAATCAGCTCTGTAACATTGCTGGTATTCACATAAATCTGTCCAGTCACTTCATCTATTTCAAACAAACTATCCCTACTTGCTATCTCATAGCGGAGCTCTCCATTTAGGCCTGCATCAGCATCCCTGGCTTTGACAGTCGTTACTAGGTATCCATCTGGTTTCAGTTTTGCTGCAGAGTCGTTACTCTTTGGAAAAAGCTCGAGGTGGTAATTAGTTAGCGTGTCTCTGTGTTCACTAGCAGCATCTTCCACCTCACTGACTAtctctctcttctctgtgttAACAGGGATGCTAAGTGCTGCCCTGTGGTTCTTCAGCACTGGGTCCACAATCAAAGGATGGTTATCATTGACATCTTGGATATTTATTAAGACAGAAGCGCTGCTAGACAGTGGTGGTTGCCCATTGTCTGTTGCCTCCACTATTAGTGTAAGACCTTTTGTCTGTTCAAAATCTAACGACTGCTGAGCGTAGATCATACCATCTGTGGGATGGATGATAAAAGAGGCAGCTGGTTTTCCTGGTTTTGTGGAATCCTTGATTGAGTAAGTGACATTCCCACTGAGGCCCAGGTCAACATCGTGAGATTTGACCGTAAGAATGTAGAGGCCATGGGGATTGTTCTCCTGGAAAGAAACCTCATAAAGACTCTTTGAGAAGACAGGTGCATTGTCATTTTCATCCATTACATGTACGGTGAGGTGCTTTGTCAAAGAGAAGGATGGGATGCCTTGGTCCTTGGCCACCAGAGTGAGGTTGTACTTCTCCTGCCTCTCCCTGTCCAAGGTGGCATTGGTCACTACCATATAGTTGTCTCCGTGGGTCCTCTTCAGCCGGAAATGACCCAGCCCATGATGGACTTGGCACTGGATGTTCCCATTGAACCCAGAGTCAGCATCAGATACCATCACTAGGGCAAGGAAGGTTTCAGTAGCAGCACCCTCAGAAACCATGGCAACATCAGACTCTGGTGGAGCCCACATGACATGTATCTTGGGTGCATTATCATTAACATCCAGGACTTTGATATGGAGTTTGCAATGGGCAGGGATGGGATTGGGCCCCAAATCCCTGGCTTGGATGTCAAGCTCATAAGTATGTCTTTCCTCATAGTCCAAAACTCCTGTTAGAGTCACTGTTCCTGTTTGGGGGTTAATATTGAAGATGCTCAGTACTTCTAAAGGGACATGCTTGCTAAAGGAATACTCAATTTCTCCATTGGCCCCTTGATCAGGATCGGTGGCCTGAAGATTGATGATGGTGGTCCCTGGCATCGTGTCTTCCTTTAGCTCAACGGAAAACAAGCTGCGCTCAAAAACTGGACTGTTATCATTGGAATCCAAAACATTAACCCTTACCAGCATGGTCCCACATTTTGGTGGATTTCCTTTATCACAGGCTGTCAGAAACATTTCACAGGAAGACTGAACCTCCCTGTCCAGTGCTTTGATGACCACAAGCTGCCCATGTTTGGTTCCTTCCGATCGGGTGATGACATCTAATTCAAAATGCTGGTTAGGGGATAAGGAATAAGTATGCAGAGCATTGGTACCAGCATCCGGATCCAGCGCCCTATCCAATGGTATTGTGGTGTGCAGTGAGGCACTCTCTGAAATCTCAATTTCCTGCTCCAAGTTTGGAAAAGTCGGACTGTGATCATTTATATCCAAGACTTCCACCTGTAACTGCAAAAGCTCAATGGTCCCTCCTTtcctatacagtatattaaaaggaATCAAACAAGGGCTGGTATCCCAGCAAAGGGCATCTCTATCCAGGCGATCTGCAGTGGAAAGAGTCCCATCTTGTAGTCCAACCCGGAATGGCAAAGCCCGAACTGGCTCAACAATTTGAAAATCCTCCAGTGCTTCATTCTCCCCTTCCAGGCTCAGATCATCAGCAATCTTTCCAATCAATGTCCCAGTGGGCACTTCCTCCAAAACTTTGTATTGAATTGTAGGAGGAACAGAATCCAAACAGCAAACAGTATGCAGGAAGCACAGAAGCAATATGGGCAGCTGAGCAGCTTTAGCCATGGCTGATCAATTTATAAGACCTAAATAACTATTGCTATCAATTGTAGTTTTTCTTTATCCGTCTAGTAATGTAGTGTGGCCATATCCTGGTACTGCATTGTCTAATTGTTTAAAAActtccacacacacaaaaaatggaaatacaaaaGCAAGCCAAATCGTTTTGAGACTAACAACTATAATTAAAAATCATAGATGaggtataaaaaaataacaaaaaaaattcaaatgttttaaaatagagACTTTTGATTGATCCAAACAAAAGCTCTAATATGGAGTAATAAAAACAGATATCaaattgttaattaaaatataattataaattctaattaaattaaaaacttaaTGTTATCAACATAAAAccagaaatatttaaaataaggTATCAACACTGTTTCAGAAACAAAGTTAATTCGATACAACTGGGAAAGTTaactaaacatttaaaagatGCAAAAAGTTCCAATGGCAAACCCAAATCAGTACAAAGTTATAATTATATGTAGTCAGAGGTATAGACTTACACAGCTGCCCATTTCTGATTCATGCTCTCTGGGTTTTGCAGTTCGGGGAAGAAGTTAGCTTAAAGCAGGCAACTTTAGTTTGTGACACACAGGAACATAAATGCAATCAGATTGAGATGCTGGGACCAAGTGCAGAGAAGCCAGACTCcacctttccaaaaaaaaacaccccctcAGGAAACTGGCCAGGAATTAAAACAACTTGTACAGCTTTTAAAGAAACACTAACCCTTTTTTCTCACAGGCTGCTGTTGCCCCCTTTGTTTAGATTTTAAGTGAATTCATCAAAGTGAAAACTGGACTAGGTTGAACTTTACCAATGAATCCTCAGCTGGAATCTGACAAACTTTTCAAGGACTCAATA
The window above is part of the Acipenser ruthenus chromosome 22, fAciRut3.2 maternal haplotype, whole genome shotgun sequence genome. Proteins encoded here:
- the LOC117964622 gene encoding protocadherin-12-like isoform X2 — encoded protein: MAKAAQLPILLLCFLHTVCCLDSVPPTIQYKVLEEVPTGTLIGKIADDLSLEGENEALEDFQIVEPVRALPFRVGLQDGTLSTADRLDRDALCWDTSPCLIPFNILYRKGGTIELLQLQVEVLDINDHSPTFPNLEQEIEISESASLHTTIPLDRALDPDAGTNALHTYSLSPNQHFELDVITRSEGTKHGQLVVIKALDREVQSSCEMFLTACDKGNPPKCGTMLVRVNVLDSNDNSPVFERSLFSVELKEDTMPGTTIINLQATDPDQGANGEIEYSFSKHVPLEVLSIFNINPQTGTVTLTGVLDYEERHTYELDIQARDLGPNPIPAHCKLHIKVLDVNDNAPKIHVMWAPPESDVAMVSEGAATETFLALVMVSDADSGFNGNIQCQVHHGLGHFRLKRTHGDNYMVVTNATLDRERQEKYNLTLVAKDQGIPSFSLTKHLTVHVMDENDNAPVFSKSLYEVSFQENNPHGLYILTVKSHDVDLGLSGNVTYSIKDSTKPGKPAASFIIHPTDGMIYAQQSLDFEQTKGLTLIVEATDNGQPPLSSSASVLINIQDVNDNHPLIVDPVLKNHRAALSIPVNTEKREIVSEVEDAASEHRDTLTNYHLELFPKSNDSAAKLKPDGYLVTTVKARDADAGLNGELRYEIASRDSLFEIDEVTGQIYVNTSNVTELIGKVFVVEVTVRDLGSPPLSTRASLELTFLSLFDHLKNSTPGQHGLLSFPLTIALCLGAFCLLVALAATLVTTFCRNEKRENRAYNCRQAESTYTRHPRRPQKQIQKADIHLVPVLRGRQEEPAGGEPGRPPSAGSTTTLDALEAFPPCQFNLSPSLSRTLRNQTFPENNSTLPLSPPRTLRKPHNIEESGTLPRTPASPYRTLKKPKNMEFHQIEGPTAQLQAPLPYTGTLKLPGKAAVQHSAQEEPHSAPASPPFRTLRRQRITDSKSRPEKDDHQQILRNLVRISMAALAEYNPIELTAASPEQVSQLLSLLHRGQFQPKPNFRGNKYSARAGRSGVQDADWQSTKDSGHGESEAGDMDWETGRDSPIDPLLVEELDNLLTQTDDVFMDLPDPAWMARLSLPLTTDYRENVFVPEGLPSPETPALPPAADGAASFSTFGKAPGESSQISGHLLSEVSTLFEMLLTQKADSHPRTSAEVLYRLSAAYRRSLGLEGAATGGGNFPRDSPKTQDKADPSRDMEIHQLV
- the LOC117964622 gene encoding protocadherin-12-like isoform X1 — protein: MAKAAQLPILLLCFLHTVCCLDSVPPTIQYKVLEEVPTGTLIGKIADDLSLEGENEALEDFQIVEPVRALPFRVGLQDGTLSTADRLDRDALCWDTSPCLIPFNILYRKGGTIELLQLQVEVLDINDHSPTFPNLEQEIEISESASLHTTIPLDRALDPDAGTNALHTYSLSPNQHFELDVITRSEGTKHGQLVVIKALDREVQSSCEMFLTACDKGNPPKCGTMLVRVNVLDSNDNSPVFERSLFSVELKEDTMPGTTIINLQATDPDQGANGEIEYSFSKHVPLEVLSIFNINPQTGTVTLTGVLDYEERHTYELDIQARDLGPNPIPAHCKLHIKVLDVNDNAPKIHVMWAPPESDVAMVSEGAATETFLALVMVSDADSGFNGNIQCQVHHGLGHFRLKRTHGDNYMVVTNATLDRERQEKYNLTLVAKDQGIPSFSLTKHLTVHVMDENDNAPVFSKSLYEVSFQENNPHGLYILTVKSHDVDLGLSGNVTYSIKDSTKPGKPAASFIIHPTDGMIYAQQSLDFEQTKGLTLIVEATDNGQPPLSSSASVLINIQDVNDNHPLIVDPVLKNHRAALSIPVNTEKREIVSEVEDAASEHRDTLTNYHLELFPKSNDSAAKLKPDGYLVTTVKARDADAGLNGELRYEIASRDSLFEIDEVTGQIYVNTSNVTELIGKVFVVEVTVRDLGSPPLSTRASLELTFLSLFDHLKNSTPGQHGLLSFPLTIALCLGAFCLLVALAATLVTTFCRNEKRENRAYNCRQAESTYTRHPRRPQKQIQKADIHLVPVLRGRQEEPAGGEPGRPPSAGSTTTLDALEAFPPCQFNLSPSLSRTLRNQTFPENNSTLPLSPPRTLRKPHNIEESGTLPRTPASPYRTLKKPKNMEFHQIEGPTAQLQAPLPYTGTLKLPGKAAVQHSAQEEPHSAPASPPFRTLRRQRITDSKSRPEKDDHQQILRNLVRISMAALAEYNPIELTAASPEVQQVSQLLSLLHRGQFQPKPNFRGNKYSARAGRSGVQDADWQSTKDSGHGESEAGDMDWETGRDSPIDPLLVEELDNLLTQTDDVFMDLPDPAWMARLSLPLTTDYRENVFVPEGLPSPETPALPPAADGAASFSTFGKAPGESSQISGHLLSEVSTLFEMLLTQKADSHPRTSAEVLYRLSAAYRRSLGLEGAATGGGNFPRDSPKTQDKADPSRDMEIHQLV